A region of the Cannabis sativa cultivar Pink pepper isolate KNU-18-1 chromosome 3, ASM2916894v1, whole genome shotgun sequence genome:
TTCGACCCGAAAGTATGCTCCTATACCCATTTGCTTTCAGTCTTTTGGGGTCGCCATGATCCCACAACCCTCAATCGACAGGTATTTTCATGGTTATTTTttaaggaatttttttttaaattttttattagtttatttaattgctcccaatttcgaaaatttcaCTGTTGCTATAATTTTCTTAGTCAGAATCTGTATTCTAAAGTGGAAAATTTGAGTGAATATGGCCTGGTGAAATGAttgactttttcttttttgccttattttctatgtattgtgtatatgtatttacatgtttcaGTGAACAAGTGTGTCAATAATTTGTTAAATTAAGAAGAaaatgatttatgattaatGTTTTATTCATCTCTAAATCGTTtccttgtaatttttcttacatGTCCATTTTATGATTATCCCATCTTAAATCTCCATTTGgcttctgcaaatattttaagCATTTTGAGATTAAAAAGTAATGTTAATGTGTGATAGGGTGGTGATGTTGGGGACCAGTATCGATCTGGAATATACTACTACAATGAATCTCAAGCTCGTTTGGCCCAAGAATCAAAAGAAGCTAAACAGTTGGAGTTGAAGGATAAGAAGATAGTGACAGAAATTCTGCCAGCAAAGAAATTTTACAGAGCAGAGGAGTACCATCAGCAATATCTTGAGAAAGGAGGTGGTCAAGGCTCAAAACAATCTGCCCAGAAAGGTTGCACTGACCCCATTAGATGTTATGGCTGAGAATATTTCAATAAGTCCATAAAATAAAGCTCAACACATAATTCTGAGTTGTGTTATGTGTTATATGTTATATCTGTTTGGATACTAGTTTTAGTGTCTCTGTTTTGTGTGAAAATTCCTATCAATGAATGCCAGCACTGTTTTTgctatgaataataataaatctAGTGCTTTATACTGAATGATTGTATCTtcattagatatatatatagttgaaacaattctgaaattccaaaaaaaaaaaaattattgatgtGTGAAACTAATATTATTCTTATGGTTCATGAGGCCATGTCCCATGTAACCTGAGAGCAGAAaggaaaacaaagaaaaagcaTCTAAAAGGGCTTGAAACCATCAGTGTGAGCAGTTTAGAGTTCATCTTTGGGAGAAGGTGAAGTTGCAGTAGGATTAGATGATGATTTCTTGATGGGATATGAAGCTTCCATGGCTATTCCACAAAGTCCTTCTTTCTCAGAAATGTTTCTTTGCATCCTTATGTAACCCTTCTCACCCCACTCTGGTCCCCAAGAGTTTCTTACTGTCCAGAACTTGGTACCATCTAGTGTTGTTCCATAGCCAACTACTGCAACTCCATGGTTCAGCTCTGTGCCACAGCTTCCATTGAACACTCCCTGATGATACACCATACTCATACAGATCAAAACCAAGACAAGGTAGTTTCCATCTATAtaaatacgtatatatataaatatataaatgcatGTAtctgaaaatataaataaaaaaagtgttACCTCTGAGTAGAACTGAAAATCAGAACTTCCAGCATCTATGGCTACAGAAATAGGTTGGTGAGCAGCTGCTTTCAGTAAAGCATCCTCATCGTTTTCGGGCACATTCTCATGGCCATCAATTGACACTGCGGGTAAGTTTTCCTGCCATGTGACATGTCAACTAGTATTAGAACCTGAACCTGAGTTTTACCTTTTAAACACTGCAACATAGCATACATAAATGTACTCATGTACCTTAGTAGCATCACAGGTTCCATCTTCTGCTTTGTAAGGGTAGTGAGTTTCAGTTGTTAATCCTCCTCTTTTCTTGATGAACTCAAACGCATATTCCATAAGCCCTCCATTGCATCCTTCATTTTTTTCGGTGTCACAATCAACCAATTCTTGCTCAGACAAAGAGACTAGCTTCTTTGTCTTAATCTGGTTTATACCCTCAACTGCTACAACGGTTGAGAATGCCCAACAACTACCTATAAAATCATAAGAAGAAGATTCAAATTACAACATTCAAAagctatatatagatatatacataAAAGATTATGAAGTAAAACACTTTTATGTTTATACATACCACAACTGCCTTGGTCCTTTACAGCAGTGACAGCACCTTTCTTTCTCCAATCAACTGATGTGGGGACTTTCTCAACATTCTCATACATGAACTTCCCAGTACCATGTTGTGATCCCCGGAACATCCTGTGATGCTTAATTTTCGAGCCAGCATAAGTGCTCCTGAACTCATGATTGGTCATGTCTGCAAACTTGTTTAGTTTCAGTTTGAAAGGcatgtccttcttgttggtaTTGTGAACATGCATGGCATTAGCCTTAAACACATTGAAACGCTTTGCCTTTTCGTCAAGGCTTCGTGACACAGTGTGATGGCTTCTCCACCTCTCGTACAGTTCCCACAAGCTATCCTCGGTTTCCAACTCCTTCTCATGGAAATCGAAACTCTCCACAATCCCAAGAACAAGAGCAAGTGAAACAGCAACCAATAAAAACTTCTTCATGTCTAGTAATTGTGTGTTGAATTTGAATATGAAAATGTTGAAGACCTTATAGCTCCCTTTTATAGAAGTAGGAATGAACACAGAAGAAGAATTAAGAGtgttgaagatgaagaagaatacaaaataaaataaatgttgaAGTTAGAGGTTTCTTGTGGATATCAACAACTTGCTGTAATGATATTAAGAAAATGGTATTTGATGAGCATTTCCAAATGAGGATAATTGTGTTtggtttttttcatattcatagtAAGCATGAGTTAAGCATGAGTTAGCTTCATTAGTAAGAAAGCTGAACTTAGAGAAGGGCACACTTAAATTCTTAATCAACAGTTACTATATGTGTAtgcatatttaggatgttattatcttttctgcatttcATGCTTGCCAACACGTTACAACTTACCAATTTTAATGTGATTGAGCCTAGTTACAACTCATATATGCATATGGCAACAACTTGGAAATAATAAAGTTCCATaactgcttttttttttttttacctgtaACTGAAGCCAAAAATGTTTTAAGGTGTTACTTATGGTTTGCCTAGAGTTGTTCTTGATTTGGTAATACTCTAGTTATAACATGTACCATATACACACAATCAATACACCACTAAAATTATATGAATGGTAATAACATTTAATTATACAGCCATTATATTTGTGGGTCCTAAATTTGTTGGTTGGAGAGTTGAACTTTGTTGGGATAAGTTTAGTAATATCTCTTTTTTGTATTCATTAATTGAAAATACtctcatattatatttcattaaaatctacGTACTTTTATGAGTGGGTTGCTTAATATATCTTATCCTCTACTTAAATGTAACACatgatttatattaatttaagggATATAATGGGGacattatttataaaatgagtatattttaaaaaatatggaaatgaaggtaaaaatgaaaactaataaAGTATGCAAAAATTTCACAACTAACTTTGGTGGTGTTGCATAATTAGTCAATAGTCATTTTgaaagtaaaaatataattacatttTGTAGGAAAATGTCTTTAAACAATAATATGAATAATAATCATCATTATTTTAAGTGTTTAAAAATTATAGTTTGAGATCTGAtattatttaaatgtttgaaataTAACAATTTAAAGGAGTTTATAAACAtttgtttttttagtttttatttggtTATGCTAAAGCAATAAGAATAACATGGTGAATTGAATTACGGAATTGTATAACATTGGttggtaaaatttattttactttttaatatttcacTAAACATAATTGTGAACTTTATGACATCttaatttaaagatttttctaGTGCTGAAATTATAATTTACTTGATAATGGAGGGATAAGAATACAATAATTATTACTGGAGAACTATTGAGCAATAATAATCATGGGAATGGATAGATGAGGGATGACATAAGAATGTGATAATAGTCCTACTTAGCTCCATGTATGAGGTCTACCCAGATTGTAAAAGAGAGGAATTCTAGGAAAAGCCACAAAAAAGTTCATGTCACAAACTAAAGATGCATTGTCTTTTAGTAATTTGGCTATCCAACCATGTGACCAAAATCATATAACTGACACCTTGTCTAGTATTTCATTTCCACAAAAAGTGATATAGAGGTTTGTTGGATTTGAATCCAGTAACTAtgatctctctctttcttgttGACAATCGAAAACCAGTTCTTATGGCAGCTGTGCCATACACACACAAGAGCAGTACTTGTGTTCTTAACAAGTAATGAATTAATGCTTTCTTTATTGATGAATAAGTGTGTTACATAACATGTCTACATTGTACAAGTaattacctatttataggtatatTTGATAGGGTAGTAAAAGGCTTAGACTAAGTGTgacagttaagttagttagactaactaacttaactgtcACTACAGTAAAAACCAGAAAAACAGTACAAATGTAAAAAACTAATACAATGTGAAGTCAACACCTATATATCTACAATTCTCCACCTTGGCTTCAATTGTATGTAGGAGTTTAACACTATTAGAAAGCATAGCAGATCCTAAACACTTCAATTCGAGATCTGCAACAAATTGAGACAATGCTGAAATTTGTCTCTTGGTAAAGCTTTTGTAAGCATGTCAGAGGGATTGTCTTTGGTATGGACCTTCAGAAGCTTGACTTTTCCATCTGATATGGTGTTTCGAATGAAATGGAACCTCACATCAATGTGTTTGGTTCGTTCATGAAACACTTGATTCTTGCTGAGATGTAGAGCACTCTGGCTGTCACAGAAGATCTCAACAGTTTCATGTTGAATTCCGAGTTCCCTGGTGATGCCTTTCATCCACAAAGCTTCCTTGACTGCCTCAGTACATGCTATATACTCAGCTTCAGTTGTTGAGAGAGCAACAATAGACTGAAGATTTGCCTTCCAGCTAACTGTGTTATTGTTCATTTTGAATACATAACCAGTTTGAGATTTCCTGGAGTCCAAATCACCAGCAAAGTCAGAGTCTACAAACCCCACAACACCTGTATTTTCAGCATTTGGTCCATAGACAAGTCCTACTTCAGAAGTACCCTTTAAATATCTCATGATCCATTTGACAGCTTTCCAATGTTCAATACCAGGTTTTCCCATAAACCTGCTAACTACACTGACTGCATGACAGAGATCAGGCCTTGTGCAGACCATCAAATACATGATGCTTCCCACTACACTTGTGTATGGAACTTTTTCCATGTaattttcttcttcctctgtGCATGGAGATTGATCACTTGTCAATCTGAATTGTTGACCGATCGGTGCAGATCGGTTTTAAATCAAAGAAATCCAAACTTGGATAAAATCTTTGAAGTGTATCCTTGCTGAGTTAATTTGATTCTCCTTTTGGTTCTATCTCTGACTATTTCAATTCCAAGAATCTTCCTTGCTGCCCCCAGATCTTTCATAGCAAATTCTTTGCTCAACAATCtctttattttgtcaatttcaGTGCTACTCTTGCTTGCTATTAgcatgtcatcgacatatagcaGCAAGAACACTGGTCCTTTTGTGTTTCTCACATAAACACAGCAATCATAGGCACTCCTTTTGAACCCAACTTTGGTGACAAACTCATCAAAACGTTTGTACCATTGCCTAGGTGATTGCTTCAAGCCATATAGAGATTTTTTCAATAAACAGACATGATCCTCCTTCCCTATTTCTTCAAAGCCTTCTGGTTGCTTCATGAAAATCTTTTCTTCTAAATCTCCATGTAGGAATGCAGTTTTCACATCTAATTGCTCAAGTTCTAAGTCATCACTTGCTACTAGGCTCAACAGCAACCTAATAGATGTATGTTTTACAACAGGAGAAAAAATCTCATTATAGTctataccttctctttgagagTACCCCTTTGCTACAAGTCTGGCCTTGAATCTAGCTTGTGTCACTCCTTCAATTCCTTCTTTGTATTTTAGTACCCATTTGCATCCCACTACTTTCATACCAGCAAGCTTTCTGATCAGAATCCATGTCTGATTTCTTTTAAGTGATGTCATTTCATCTTCCATGGCTTGATTCCACTCATGCTTGTATGCTGAATTCATAGCCTCTCTATAGTTCAGAGGTTCATCTACCGGCAAAGAATAGACGAGCATAGTGAACCAGGTCTGCAAAGCCAAATCTACTTGGTGGCTTGATGGCTCTTCTTTTCCTATCTCTCACCAATTGATAGTCCTGACCCTCTTCTTCATCATTatcagcatcatcatcatcttcaattATATCTTCATTAACCTCAGTTGCTCCTTGTTCTTGAATCTCTCTCTGGTTCTGTGTTTGATCACTTCTAAGCTCCACCTCAAACTGGCTATCCATATTCTGTTCAGGTTCAGAAGAGATTGGTACATCTTGCTGAGTTTTGAGAGTATCCCTATACACCCTGTTTTCATCAAAAGTAACATCCCTACTGATAAAATACTTTTGATGATCTCCACTCTCAATACTCCACATTTTGTATCCTTTAACTCCTCGGGATAGCCCGTAAAAATGCATTTTACGGCTCTTGGTTCAAGTTTGTCCTGCCTTACATGGGCAAATGCCACACAACCAAAGACCTTCAGATGTTCATATTGTGCATCTCTTCCTGTCCATGCCTCAATTGGTGTTTTGAAACCAATTGCGTAACGGGGACGATGATTTATTAAGTAGCAGTCGTTGAAACAGCTTCACTTCGAAATTCTTTGGTAAACCTGAGTGAATCAGTAGACACCTGACCCTTTCTAGAATAGTTCTATTCATTCTTTCTGCCAAaccattttgttgtggtgttCTTGGCACTGTCTTGTGTCTACTAATTCCAACCTTTTTGCAAAAATCAGTAAAGGCATCTGAGCAATACTCTAATCCATTGTCAGTTCTAAGTTTCTTAATTTTCTTACCAGTTTGATTCTCAATCATTGTTTTCCATtctatgaaaattttcaaagccaAGTCTTTGGTTTTCAATATATGGACCCAAACAAATCTTGAGAAGTCATCTATAAGGGTAAGAAAATACCTGGCACCACCTCTAGAGACTGTTCTTGAAGGCCCCCATAGATCTGAGTGAATGTAGCTGAGAATACCCTTTGAAACATGCTTCCCAGTTCCAAATTTTATCCTTGTAGCCTTTCCAAGTACACATTGCTCACAGAACTCTAAATCCATGATTTTGTCATTCCCAAACACACCCTTCTTGCTAAAAATTTTGAGTCCACCATTGCTGATGTGCCCCAGTCTCTTGTGCCAAATTTTTGTCTTGTTTTTCCATTCATTTTCTGCTACATTTGCTTGATTTACCAAGGTACTCCCAAGTAAAACATAAATGCCATTTTCTTTTGAACCCTTCATTACTAGCATTGACCACTTTGATAATCTTCATTATGCCATTCTCAATTTTCACGAATGTCCTTCGATCCAACATAGCTACTGAGATTAAGTTCCTTTTTATCTCTGGAACATGCCTAACATGCTTTAGCTCTGCAACTCCTCCACCTTTCAATTGCAATTTGACGTGCCTATACCGATTATGGGGCATGATCTGTTGTCACCAAGCCTGACCATACCACCATTGATCTGTTTGTAATTACTGAACTGAGACTGTTCTGGGCAGATGTGAAAAGAACACCCAGAATCGAGTACCCAGTCAGTTCTTGAACTTTCCTTAGACACTACCAACACCCCCGCACTACCATATCCATCACTATCACAATCGAAACTAAATCAACATCACCGGATGATAGTTTCGGTTATAATTCTTAAGAACGAGGCGATCTTTCCTTAGGTGTGTGGTTTTGTTGCGAACAAAgcattttcttttaaattttgagtcCGATTTTCCTTGATTCTTCCCTGTGTGTTCTTTGTTTCCCTTCAAATTCTTTCCTCAAACAAACAGTCCATCAACATTGCTTTATCAACCTTCGCTTCCGActtcttctttaattctttAGACATTAGAGCATTTTGAACCTCTTCTAGAGTCAATGACTCCTTGCCATACATCATAGTATCCACAAAGTGTTCATAGGTTTCTGTAGGAAGAGAGTTCAAAACTATAATAGCTTGGTCTTCATCTTCTACCTTTATTCCAATGTGTTCGAGATCAAGAATGATCTTGTTGAAATCATCAAGATGATCTTCAACATTTTTCCCGATCAACATCTTGAAAGAGTACAATTTCTCGCTTCAAGAAACGATCTATTTGCTAAAGACTTTGTCATGTAGAGACTTTCCGCTTTGACCATATCCCGAAGTTTGTCTTCTCCTTCGACACCTCACGCAGAACCTTATCCCCCAAACTCGAATTATAAGATCGTGAGCTTTGTCGAGCATCTCCACCTTCTCTTTCTCCGTCAAATTCCCCGGTAAGTTCTCTTCTCCTAGAAAGCTCCCCTGGATCCCTCGAACCGATTGCTCTCATCTTTACCCTCCATAGACCAAAATCGTTCTTTCCAGTAAACTTTTCAAGATCATACTTCGCACTGCCCATTTTCTTGGATGTTCACCAGGTTCTTGAACTGAGATCAAGACGATCTTCTTCGAACTTCCTCTccaatgctctgataccaattgttggaTTTGAATCCAGTAACTAtgatctctctctttcttgttGACAATCGAAAACCAGTTCTTATGGCAGCTGTGCCATACACACACAAGAGCAGTACTTGTGTTCTTAACAAGTAATGAATTAATGCTTTCTTTATTGATGAATAAGTGTGTTACATAACATGTCTACATTGTACAAGTaattacctatttataggtatatTTGATAGGGTAGTAAAAGGCTTAGACTAAGTGTgacagttaagttagttagactaactaacttaactgtcACTACAGTAAAAACCAGAAAAACAGTACAAATGTAAAAAACTAATACAATGTGAAGTCAACACCTATATATCTACAAGGTTCAACAACTTGATTATgtagatttattattatttgtgtattttttttttttttttgtctgtttaactttttgtttttgtaactTGAAAAAGTGGGAAATGAGTTGAAATGAAATAGGATTAATAGAATTTGCATTAATTATCAGATCCTTAACTTGCATATCTCTCATTCCTCTATAAATAATACTAATGTGTTTAATAATTGTCACTTAGCCACATTTATTAATTGCTTAAccatcaaaaataataattgtagGACAAACAAAACCATTTAGTGATATGGCAATTGCTGCTATTGGAAGTAATAATAGAAGAAATGATGCAGCATCCATTTAGTATTTTTTAGGATGATCATAACATTTGACTATGCAGTCAAGGAATATATAGGGTTTGCTTGTAGGACTCCAATAGCGTAGATGACATAAGTTAGCAtcaattatttcattttattttttttaaaatgtgatTATTGTGATGAGCATGAATGGGGGGATAAGATAATAATACCCAACTTAATAATCTTCCTTGCAAAAACAAGAAACTCAAAAGCAGAAAAAACCTAATATCTACTTCTAAAAGCAAAAGTGGTAGCTTTCATGGATTGGATGAGACAAGATATATAATGATTtaactttgttttgttttgtttatagGTATAGCAAAGCTCGTTTGAGTCGGCCATGTGTGAGCTCATATGCAATGTTGGTTTCGATGTTCCAACCATATGACTATAGATAGGGATAGCGTGCCTTGCATGCTTTAAAGTGTTCATTTGCTTAAGCAACCATTGGTTTATCATTCAAAAAGTTAATcataaaatagttttttagAAGGGGATTAGTATTTttagagcattgttattaggcaccagtggtgtctagcaccttctcgacatgtcgcgttgtGATTAG
Encoded here:
- the LOC115710227 gene encoding peptide methionine sulfoxide reductase codes for the protein MATTEVNNPALAPDSDTPNDPSHEFAEFGAGCFWGVELAFQRVNGVVKTEVGYSQGHTPDPTYKLVCSGTTNHVEVVRIQFDPKVCSYTHLLSVFWGRHDPTTLNRQGGDVGDQYRSGIYYYNESQARLAQESKEAKQLELKDKKIVTEILPAKKFYRAEEYHQQYLEKGGGQGSKQSAQKGCTDPIRCYG
- the LOC115710226 gene encoding vignain isoform X1, coding for MKKFLLVAVSLALVLGIVESFDFHEKELETEDSLWELYERWRSHHTVSRSLDEKAKRFNVFKANAMHVHNTNKKDMPFKLKLNKFADMTNHEFRSTYAGSKIKHHRMFRGSQHGTGKFMYENVEKVPTSVDWRKKGAVTAVKDQGSCGSCWAFSTVVAVEGINQIKTKKLVSLSEQELVDCDTEKNEGCNGGLMEYAFEFIKKRGGLTTETHYPYKAEDGTCDATKENLPAVSIDGHENVPENDEDALLKAAAHQPISVAIDAGSSDFQFYSEVTLFLFIFSDTCIYIFIYIRIYIDGNYLVLVLICMSMVYHQGVFNGSCGTELNHGVAVVGYGTTLDGTKFWTVRNSWGPEWGEKGYIRMQRNISEKEGLCGIAMEASYPIKKSSSNPTATSPSPKDEL
- the LOC115710226 gene encoding vignain isoform X2 gives rise to the protein MKKFLLVAVSLALVLGIVESFDFHEKELETEDSLWELYERWRSHHTVSRSLDEKAKRFNVFKANAMHVHNTNKKDMPFKLKLNKFADMTNHEFRSTYAGSKIKHHRMFRGSQHGTGKFMYENVEKVPTSVDWRKKGAVTAVKDQGSCGSCWAFSTVVAVEGINQIKTKKLVSLSEQELVDCDTEKNEGCNGGLMEYAFEFIKKRGGLTTETHYPYKAEDGTCDATKENLPAVSIDGHENVPENDEDALLKAAAHQPISVAIDAGSSDFQFYSEGVFNGSCGTELNHGVAVVGYGTTLDGTKFWTVRNSWGPEWGEKGYIRMQRNISEKEGLCGIAMEASYPIKKSSSNPTATSPSPKDEL
- the LOC115710226 gene encoding vignain isoform X3, coding for MKKFLLVAVSLALVLGIVESFDFHEKELETEDSLWELYERWRSHHTVSRSLDEKAKRFNVFKANAMHVHNTNKKDMPFKLKLNKFADMTNHEFRSTYAGSKIKHHRMFRGSQHGTGKFMYENVEKVPTSVDWRKKGAVTAVKDQGSCGICWAFSTVVAVEGINQIKTKKLVSLSEQELVDCDTEKNEGCNGGLMEYAFEFIKKRGGLTTETHYPYKAEDGTCDATKENLPAVSIDGHENVPENDEDALLKAAAHQPISVAIDAGSSDFQFYSEGVFNGSCGTELNHGVAVVGYGTTLDGTKFWTVRNSWGPEWGEKGYIRMQRNISEKEGLCGIAMEASYPIKKSSSNPTATSPSPKDEL